A window from Dysidea avara chromosome 2, odDysAvar1.4, whole genome shotgun sequence encodes these proteins:
- the LOC136247579 gene encoding piggyBac transposable element-derived protein 4-like, producing MARITSLELARMLEEDSDWNDSDEECHRGNRDDSDDDLVDNNGAEDCPLDFIERYEMYEADFQDWGPPPSDFVDKTVKPLQLEAGIVEGDNDREVEQMANVDVCQETLEAGVMSSEIQQLDADVDIESMEHADVDVQDVAGTADVDVQDGTGTADGNNSASNDNGPNGETPSLGVSIDLSSLFRPPTRPANPPLPSTFTLAGDPFTQPVGPKKPLPPDARPIDFFQQIFDDSLLHRIVYETNLYAEQKGKYAKTWYDLTVPELKAFLGACILMGITRMPRATQYWLKSDIFGVFPVITGALVRDRFMDILWTLHFNDNEKAAPRGSSEYDKLYKVNPLVDKLSKNFLALYNPHRENSIDEAMVIYKGQSSLKQYMPKKPIKRGFKVWCRCDSKNGYTCSFQVYTGKIGNTTEKNLGARVVKDLSAPIKGKGYHLYFDNFFSSPRLLADLVAEEIYCVGTVVTNRKEFPKFGKARINALGRGDHLEKQVIGDAVHCFVWRDRKPVAFVDTICDPSETTVVSRKLSDGNHADFTCPVAVKLYNQNMGGVDLADQLRKAYTCSRKSKSRWYMRLFWFFYDVAIQNSYILFCESPNHDLPRYISGRSKYTHLEYRRDLAKQLIATFTNRKHVGRPKKRPSKSSVHYPKRFDCARDCVHCSTTEKRVRPSTGCETCNLHMCIDCFKPYHIKHKLT from the exons ATGGCTAGGATAACGTCGCTGGAGCTGGCACGCATGTTAGAAGAAGACAGTGACTGGAATGATTCGGATGAAGAATGTCACCGTGGCAATAGAGACGATTCTGATGATGATTTAGTCGACAACAATGGTGCTGAAGATTGTCCACTTGATTTCATCGAGCGATACGAG ATGTATGAGGCTGATTTCCAAGACTGGGGACCACCTCCAAGTGATTTTGTGGACAAAACTGTAAAGCCCTTACAGTTAGAGGCTGGAATCGTTGAAGGTGACAATGACAGGGAGGTGGAACAGATGGCTAATGTCGAT GTTTGCCAAGAAACCCTAGAGGCTGGTGTTATGAGTAGTGAAATACAGCAACTG GATGCTGATGTTGACATTGAGAGCATGGAG CATGCTGACGTTGATGTCCAGGACGTGGCAGGGACAGCTGATGTTGATGTCCAGGATGGGACAGGGACAGCCGATGGTAACAATAGTGCAAGTAATGATAATGGACCTAACGGGGAAACACCATCTCTGGGCGTTTCTATAGATCTTTCCAGTCTTTTTAGACCACCCACCAGGCCAGCTAATCCACCTTTGCCATCAACCTTTACTTTGGCTGGGGATCCATTTACGCAACCCGTGGGACCAAAAAAACCCTTACCTCCTGACGCTAGGCCTATAGATTTCTTTCAACAAATTTTTGACGATTCTCTTCTTCATCGCATTGTGTATGAGACCAACCTGTATGCAGAGCAAAAAGGTAAGTATGCTAAAACTTGGTATGATCTGACGGTCCCAGAACTTAAGGCCTTTTTAGGGGCGTGCATTTTAATGGGAATAACGAGAATGCCTCGAGCTACCCAATACTGGCTCAAAAGTGACATCTTCGGTGTGTTTCCCGTCATAACTGGTGCTTTAGTTCGTGATCGTTTCATGGATATCTTGTGGACCTTACATTTCAATGATAACGAGAAGGCTGCACCTAGGGGGTCCAGTGAGTACGATAAGTTGTACAAAGTTAATCCTTTAGTAGACAAGCTTTCTAAAAACTTCTTGGCATTGTATAATCCGCACAGGGAAAACTCCATCGATGAGGCTATGGTGATATATAAGGGTCAATCCTCACTTAAACAATACATGCCCAAGAAGCCTATTAAAAGAGGTTTTAAGGTCTGGTGTAGGTGTGATAGCAAAAACGGGTACACTTGCAGCTTTCAGGTTTATACAGGTAAGATAGGGAACACCACAGAGAAAAACTTAGGTGCCAGGGTAGTGAAGGATTTGTCTGCGCCTATCAAAGGTAAGGGTTACCACTTATACTTTGATAACTTTTTTTCTAGTCCTAGGCTATTGGCGGACTTGGTGGCTGAGGAAATCTATTGTGTAGGTACAGTGGTAACCAATAGAAAGGAGTTCCCTAAATTTGGTAAAGCTCGCATAAATGCATTGGGTAGAGGGGACCATTTAGAGAAGCAGGTTATAGGTGATGCAGTCCATTGCTTTGTGTGGAGAGATAGGAAACCTGTGGCTTTCGTTGATACGATTTGTGATCCCAGTGAGACAACTGTTGTATCTCGCAAGCTTAGTGATGGTAATCATGCAGATTTTACTTGCCCAGTAGCTGTCAAGCTTTATAACCAGAACATGGGGGGTGTAGATTTGGCTGACCAACTGCGGAAGGCATACACTTGTAGCAGAAAATCTAAATCTAGGTGGTACATGCGTTTGTTCTGGTTTTTTTATGATGTAGCTATTCAAAATTCTTACATTTTGTTCTGTGAGAGTCCAAACCATGATTTGCCTCGATATATCTCTGGACGATCAAAATATACCCACTTAGAGTATAGAAGAGACCTAGCAAAACAGCTCATTGCAACTTTCACAAATAGGAAGCACGTAGGTAGGCCAAAAAAACGCCCATCTAAATCTTCTGTGCATTACCCCAAAAGGTTTGATTGTGCGAGAGACTGTGTGCACTGTAGTACAACTGAGAAGCGTGTGCGTCCTTCAACTGGTTGTGAGACTTGTAACCTCCATATGTGTATAGATTGTTTCAAACCCTACCATATTAAGCATAAGCTAACATAG